Part of the Deltaproteobacteria bacterium genome is shown below.
CTTTCCTATAGATTGGGTTATGCTTGATAGTCGTTCATCAGTTGACAGACGCGACGGATATCGATATTGACCGGACAAAATTGCACACACCGCCCGCAACCCACGCAGGCCACGCCGTCTCCATATTTATCGACATAATATTTCAATTTATGCATAAAACGTTGCCGTACCCGTTGGACCTTCTCCCCTCTGGGATTATGCCCTGAGCCATGAAGGGTAAACAAAGGATACATGCAGGAATCCCAGTTGCGCAACCGAACGCCTTCGGTCCCCTGAACCTCATCCTGAATGTCAAAACACCAGCAGGTCGGACACAAATAGGTACAGGTCCCGCAATTGATACAGGAAAACTGGACCTCATCCCAAAAGGGGGCATTAAATAATGCCAAAAGCGGTTGATCCTTCAACCGTTCGGTCGGTACCGGCGCCGGCATGGACCCCTCGGC
Proteins encoded:
- a CDS encoding 4Fe-4S dicluster domain-containing protein; translated protein: SYRLQACNEKGEAMLKASPGKAVSEEDRKQAAGIKEQAEGSMPAPVPTERLKDQPLLALFNAPFWDEVQFSCINCGTCTYLCPTCWCFDIQDEVQGTEGVRLRNWDSCMYPLFTLHGSGHNPRGEKVQRVRQRFMHKLKYYVDKYGDGVACVGCGRCVQFCPVNIDIRRVCQLMNDYQA